In Mycetocola zhujimingii, one DNA window encodes the following:
- a CDS encoding aldo/keto reductase, which translates to MTYSAAEDRYDDMHYARTGRSGLLLPRVSLGLWHNFGDGRDVETQQAIVRRAFDLGITHFDLANNYGPPPGSAERNFGRILHDDLLAHRDEIVISTKAGYDMWAGPYGQWGSRKSLLASLDQSLGRLGVDYVDIFYSHRPDPDTPIEETMGALATAVHSGKALYAGISNYSPDQTRQAAAALAEHRVPLLIHQPSYSMFNRHVENGLLDVLDEVGAGSIVFSPLAQGLLTDRYLDGTIPDGSRAATSRFLPAERISDTYLDRARALNALAADRGQSLAQLALTWVLRHPQVTSALIGASSVTQLEQNVAALSAPPLTAEELAAIEPYAVDGTGLS; encoded by the coding sequence ATGACGTACTCCGCTGCCGAAGACCGATATGACGACATGCACTATGCCAGGACGGGCAGGAGCGGACTCTTGCTCCCCCGCGTCTCGCTGGGCCTCTGGCACAACTTCGGCGACGGCCGTGACGTCGAGACCCAGCAGGCCATCGTGCGGCGGGCGTTCGACCTCGGCATCACCCACTTCGACCTTGCCAACAACTACGGTCCGCCTCCCGGGTCCGCCGAGCGAAACTTCGGCCGCATCCTTCACGACGACCTCCTCGCTCACCGTGATGAGATCGTCATTTCGACGAAGGCCGGTTATGACATGTGGGCCGGCCCCTACGGCCAGTGGGGCTCACGCAAGTCACTCCTCGCCTCACTCGACCAGAGCCTCGGACGCCTCGGCGTCGATTACGTCGACATCTTCTACTCCCACCGCCCGGATCCCGACACCCCCATCGAAGAAACGATGGGGGCGCTCGCGACAGCTGTGCACTCAGGGAAAGCCCTCTACGCCGGAATCTCGAACTATTCACCGGACCAGACCAGACAGGCAGCAGCGGCACTCGCCGAACACCGCGTCCCCCTCCTGATCCACCAGCCGAGCTACTCGATGTTCAACCGCCACGTCGAAAACGGGCTCCTTGACGTCCTCGACGAGGTGGGCGCGGGATCCATCGTGTTCTCGCCCCTCGCACAGGGACTCCTGACCGACCGATACCTCGACGGTACGATTCCCGACGGCTCCCGTGCGGCAACGAGCAGGTTCCTGCCGGCTGAGCGGATCTCGGACACCTACCTCGACCGTGCCCGAGCCCTTAACGCGCTCGCCGCTGACCGCGGACAGTCGCTCGCGCAGCTCGCGCTGACCTGGGTGCTCCGGCACCCGCAGGTCACCTCAGCGCTCATCGGTGCCAGTTCGGTGACGCAGCTGGAACAGAACGTCGCCGCGCTGAGCGCTCCGCCGCTCACGGCAGAAGAACTCGCGGCGATCGAACCATACGCCGTCGACGGCACCGGACTCAGCTAG
- the nadE gene encoding ammonia-dependent NAD(+) synthetase — translation MRELQKQIIAELHVLPEIDPETEARRRVDFLADYLTATGAKGLVLGISGGQDSSLAGRLCQLAVEQLAEDDVKVSFVAVRLPYGVQRDEDDAQLALEFIQPQRVVTFNVKAGVDGIEAEFEAATGAPISDFNKGNVKARARMIAQYALAGQDGLLVVGTDHAAEAVTGFFTKFGDGGADIVPLTGLTKRQGRALLTFLGAPARLYEKLPTADLLDDQPGQTDEANLGLTYAHIDDYLEGKDVPDEVADAIEARFLATRHKRTTPVEPADNWWR, via the coding sequence ATGCGAGAACTCCAAAAACAGATCATTGCCGAACTGCACGTTCTTCCTGAGATCGACCCGGAGACCGAGGCGCGTCGGCGCGTCGATTTCCTCGCGGATTACCTCACGGCGACCGGTGCGAAAGGCCTCGTGCTCGGTATCAGCGGCGGGCAGGACTCGTCCCTCGCCGGGCGGCTGTGCCAGCTTGCCGTCGAGCAACTCGCTGAGGACGATGTCAAGGTGTCGTTCGTCGCTGTTCGGCTGCCGTACGGGGTGCAGCGCGACGAGGATGATGCGCAGCTGGCCCTGGAATTCATCCAGCCGCAGCGGGTCGTGACGTTCAACGTCAAGGCCGGCGTCGACGGCATTGAAGCGGAATTCGAAGCAGCGACCGGTGCGCCGATCAGCGACTTCAACAAGGGCAACGTGAAGGCACGGGCGCGGATGATCGCGCAGTACGCGCTCGCCGGTCAGGACGGGCTCCTCGTCGTCGGGACAGACCACGCGGCCGAGGCCGTCACCGGTTTTTTCACGAAGTTCGGAGACGGTGGCGCCGATATCGTCCCGCTCACCGGATTGACGAAGCGGCAGGGTCGGGCTCTGCTGACGTTCCTCGGTGCTCCCGCCCGACTGTACGAGAAGCTCCCGACGGCTGACCTGCTCGACGACCAGCCCGGGCAGACCGACGAGGCGAACCTGGGGCTGACCTACGCGCACATCGACGACTACCTCGAAGGGAAAGACGTTCCCGATGAGGTGGCGGATGCTATCGAGGCGCGGTTCCTCGCCACCAGGCACAAGCGCACGACACCGGTGGAGCCTGCGGACAACTGGTGGCGCTGA
- the orn gene encoding oligoribonuclease, with amino-acid sequence MSTVSDRLVWIDCEMTGLDIDADELVEIAVVITDYDLKPVDDGLDIVIKPDDSALANMGEFVTNMHTSSGLLEEIPLGVSVAEAEYQVLEYVLKHIPAEQRAPLAGNSIGTDRAFLTKFMPRLDAQLHYRNVDVSSIKELARRWYPRAYFNAPAKDGGHRALADILESIRELAYYRQAVFVPQPGPTSDQAKSAAQAVVNNYAPIM; translated from the coding sequence ATGAGCACTGTGAGCGACCGACTTGTCTGGATCGACTGCGAAATGACGGGACTCGACATCGATGCCGACGAACTCGTCGAGATCGCCGTCGTGATCACCGACTATGACCTGAAGCCCGTCGACGATGGCCTCGACATCGTCATCAAGCCAGACGACTCGGCGCTGGCGAACATGGGTGAGTTCGTCACCAACATGCACACCTCCTCCGGCCTCCTCGAAGAGATCCCGCTCGGTGTCAGTGTCGCCGAAGCCGAGTACCAGGTCCTCGAGTACGTGCTCAAGCACATCCCGGCCGAGCAGCGCGCTCCCCTCGCCGGAAACTCGATCGGCACCGACCGCGCCTTCCTCACCAAATTCATGCCGCGACTCGATGCGCAGTTGCACTACCGCAACGTCGATGTGTCGTCGATCAAGGAGCTCGCCAGACGCTGGTACCCGCGGGCTTATTTCAACGCGCCTGCTAAAGACGGCGGTCACCGCGCGCTCGCCGACATCCTCGAATCGATCCGCGAACTGGCCTATTACAGGCAGGCAGTCTTCGTTCCCCAGCCGGGGCCGACATCCGACCAGG